The proteins below are encoded in one region of Gambusia affinis linkage group LG07, SWU_Gaff_1.0, whole genome shotgun sequence:
- the LOC122834573 gene encoding protein B4, with protein sequence MPPKKQAADPQPSSKPVPAEEPDEKKTSARAAAVRKPATHPSTAAMVREALKALDSRKGVSSQAIQKYIKQKHPTAEPVRLKHLVRRILKNGLLNGTLVRPVNATVTTGALGKFRLAPKDKEMKLKTENTNPNVQKPKAGAKKTQTEDATKKKPTNEKAKSTKNPKPPKTAKDEAAAPSKVPPAKKPKAKKVEAKGSGAGSSEPTKKTAKAKGAKTEKKTQSKAVKSGSDAPASKAAGKRVKKPE encoded by the exons aTGCCTCCCAAAAAACAAGCAGCGGATCCTCAGCCTAGTTCAAAAcctgttcctgctgaagagcccgatgagaagaaaacatctg CACGCGCCGCGGCGGTGCGAAAACCCGCAACTCATCCGTCCACAGCCGCCATGGTGAGAGAGGCGCTGAAAGCCCTAGACTCGCGTAAAGGGGTTTCCTCCCAGGCCATACAGAAATACATCAAACAGAAGCACCCCACTGCGGAGCCGGTGAGGCTGAAGCACTTGGTCCGCAGAATCTTGAAGAACGGATTATTGAACGGGACGCTGGTGAGGCCTGTCAACGCCACCGTCACCACAGGCGCATTGGGGAAGTTCAGG CTTGCGCCAAAAGATAAAGAGATGAAGCTGAAAACTGAGAACACTAATCCAAATGTGCAGAAGCCCAAAGCTGGAGCCAAGAAAACCCAGACAGAAG atGCCACCAAGAAGAAGCCAACAAATGAAAAGGCAAAATCTACAAAG aACCCAAAGCCTCCAAAAACCGCAAAGGATGAGGCAGCTGCTCCTTCAAAGGTTCCTCCAGCAAAGAAGCCAAAAGCTAAAAAAGTTGAGGCGAAGGGTAGCGGTGCTGGAAGCTCTGAACCAACCAAAAAGACTGCAAAGGCCAAAGGGGCAAAAACGGAGAAGAAAACTCAAAGCAAGGCTGTAAAGTCGGGCAGTGACGCCCCTGCATCTAAAGCTGCTGGCAAACGAGTGAAGAAGCCAGAGTAA
- the LOC122834574 gene encoding transmembrane and coiled-coil domains protein 1-like — MPRKLSFFKARRYSGSSTLASSDVSLDISSDPFENQDCLSLNLEDGVSTEMCSSNNHCSTEKSAITKDHHNDGEASGSDDAILQLQEFRETQIQQEKCLQTLQANYHRDFTMITQALEEEKSSKDVLTKELADFTELYKNETQNLKEELTSTQEMIKHLVLKATTDIHEVLGALQYRLEQLEEQQRQKQRLLPVILERILNSPFVIWSVLLGLLSTVGYLVVTLRA; from the exons ATGCCTCGCAAGTTGAGTTTCTTTAAAGCCAG ACGGTACAGCGGATCTAGTACCCTTGCATCCAGTGATGTATCTCTGGATATATCTAGTGATCCTTTCGAAAATCAGGATTGTTTGTCGCTTAATTTGGAAGATGGCGTGTCAACCGAAATGTGTAGCAGTAATAACCACTGCTCTACTGAGAAATCTGCCATCACAAAGGACCATCACAATGATGGAGAAGCGTCTGGTTCTGATGACGCGATCCTCCAGCTCCAAGAGTTTAGAGAAACCCAAATCCAACAAGAGAAGTGCCTGCAAACCCTCCAAGCCAACTACCACAGAGATTTCACTATGATAACACAGGCCCTTGAAGAAGAGAAATCAAG CAAAGATGTTTTAACAAAGGAACTTGCTGACTTCACTGAACTTTATAAGAATGAAACGCAGAACTTGAAAGAGGAGCTGACCAGTACACAGGAGATGATCAAGCATCTGGTTTTAAAAGCTACGACAGATATTCAT GAGGTGCTGGGGGCTCTTCAGTACCGTTTGGAGCAGCTTGAAGAGCAGCAACGGCAAAAGCAGAGGCTTCTGCCTGTAATCCTCGAAAGAATTCTGAACAGCCCATTTGTCATTTGGTCGGTCCTTCTAGGGCTTCTGTCCACAGTGGGCTACTTAGTCGTGACCCTTAGAGCATAA
- the tmcc1b gene encoding transmembrane and coiled-coil domains protein 1b isoform X1, with the protein MDQGSSEQSPEEPDAGGRAEPEAGRRASESEHGLSKITHNALENMGALGHGLKQLFQPQRRRSSVSPHDSASACASAPPSEPVDLGSEVGDVPGSLALSVDSDNPAASAPPAALSRVLQQIRGPPIMKRGTSLQSRRSKAGSSGEAPQKGSPQIHRRSTHEALLQAGRPRSSSTTDTPSSPALADVLLTSGYHSTEEPDKLDRYDGSGLAVSPNALPYGAEGYDVVDSTPDPQRTKQAIAQLQQKILKLTEQIKIEQTARDDNVAEYLKLANNADKQQSARIKQVFEKKNQKSAQTIQQLQRKLEHYHRKLREVEHNGIPRQPKDVFRDMHQGLKGVGAKVTGGLSSFSQATHSAAGAVVSKPREIASLLRNKFGSADNIAALKDSLEETPGEEGAYPGGSRPLGTGQLQSSPRYGSEDDCSSATSGSAGANSTPGAPGGPPSSRGNTLDNAQGSGFDALLHEIHELRDNQGRLEESFENLKSHYQRDYTVIMEALQEERYRCERLEEQLNDLTELHQNEILNLKQELASMEEKIAYQSYERARDIQEALEACQTRISKMELQQQQQQVVEGLENATARTLLGKLINILLAVMAVLLVFVSTVANCVVPLMKTRSRTLSTLLLVILLAFLWRHWEAISEYLHHFLLNPR; encoded by the exons ATGGATCAGGGTAGTAGTGAGCAGAGTCCAGAGGAGCCGGACGCAGGAGGCCGAGCGGAGCCGGAGGCCGGCAGGAGGGCGTCGGAGTCAGAGCACGGCTTGTCCAAAATCACCCATAATGCCCTGGAGAACATGGGAGCGTTGGGGCATGGCCTGAAGCAGCTCTTCCAGCCTCAGCGCCGACGCTCCTCCGTTTCCCCACATGACTCCGCCTCAGCCTGCGCGAGCGCCCCTCCCTCCGAGCCCGTCGACCTAGGGTCAGAAGTAGGGGACGTTCCGGGCTCCTTGGCCCTCTCCGTGGATTCTGACAATCCTGCCGCTTCCGCCCCTCCCGCAGCTCTGAGCCGGGTTCTGCAGCAGATCCGAGGTCCGCCCATCATGAAACGAGGCACCAGCCTGCAGAGCCGCCGCAGCAAAGCGGGGAGCTCTGGGGAGGCCCCTCAGAAAGGAAGCCCGCAGATCCATCGGCGGAGCACCCATGAGGCCCTGCTGCAGGCAGGGCGCCCACGCTCCTCCTCGACCACGGACACGCCCAGCAGTCCCGCGCTGGCGGACGTGCTGCTGACCTCTGGGTACCACTCCACCGAAGAACCCGACAAG TTGGATCGGTACGATGGATCAGGCCTTGCAGTGTCACCCAACGCCCTGCCTTACGGCGCCGAGGGGTACGACGTGGTTGACAGCACCCCGGACCCCCAGCGCACCAAGCAGGCCATTgcccagctgcagcagaagatCCTGAAGCTCACAGAACAAATCAAGATCGAACAAACGGCTCGCGACGACAACGTGGCCGAGTACCTGAAACTGGCCAACAACGCAGACAAACAGCAGAGTGCGCGCATCAAGCAGGTGTTTGAGAAGAAGAACCAAAAGTCTGCTCAGAccatccagcagctgcagaggaagctgGAGCACTACCACCGGAAACTCAGAGAGGTGGAGCACAACGGCATCCCTCGGCAGCCCAAAGACGTTTTCCGAGACATGCACCAGGGTCTGAAAGGTGTTGGAGCCAAG GTAACAGGAGGGCTGTCCAGTTTTTCTCAAGCTACTCATTCTGCAGCTGGAGCTGTGGTGTCCAAGCCCAGAGAAATCGCTTCGCTCCTCCGGAACAAGTTTGGGAGCGCCGACAACATCGCCGCTCTGAAAGACTCGCTGGAAGAAACTCCAGGTGAAGAGGGCGCTTACCCGGGGGGGTCACGACCTCTGGGAACCGGACAGTTGCAATCCAGCCCCAGATACGGCAGCGAGGACGACTGTTCGAGCGCGACGTCTGGGTCTGCCGGAGCTAACAGCACGCCCGGGGCCCCAGGCGGGCCCCCCAGCTCCAGGGGGAATACTCTCGATAATGCACAAGGCTCGGGGTTTGATGCTTTACTCCATGAGATCCATGAGCTCCGGGACAACCAGGGTCGACTGGAAGAGtcatttgaaaatttaaaatccCACTATCAGCGGGATTACACCGTGATCATGGAGGCTCTGCAGGAAGAACGATACAG gtgtgAACGATTAGAAGAACAACTCAATGACTTGACAGAATTGCACCAGAATGAAATCCTGAACCTGAAGCAGGAACTAGCCAGCATGGAGGAGAAGATTGCCTACCAGTCTTACGAAAGGGCCCGAGACATACAG GAGGCGCTGGAGGCTTGTCAGACTCGCATATCCaagatggagctgcagcagcagcagcagcaggtggtgGAGGGCCTGGAGAACGCCACGGCACGGACTCTCCTCGGAAAGCTAATCAACATCCTCCTGGCCGTCATGGCCGTCCTTCTGGTGTTCGTGTCCACCGTGGCCAACTGCGTTGTCCCCTTGATGAAAACCCGCAGCCGCACGCTTTCCACGCTGCTCCTCGTGATCCTGCTCGCCTTCCTCTGGAGGCACTGGGAGGCTATTTCAGAGTACCTGCATCATTTCCTGCTAAACCCCAGATGA
- the tmcc1b gene encoding transmembrane and coiled-coil domains protein 1b isoform X3 has protein sequence MKRGTSLQSRRSKAGSSGEAPQKGSPQIHRRSTHEALLQAGRPRSSSTTDTPSSPALADVLLTSGYHSTEEPDKLDRYDGSGLAVSPNALPYGAEGYDVVDSTPDPQRTKQAIAQLQQKILKLTEQIKIEQTARDDNVAEYLKLANNADKQQSARIKQVFEKKNQKSAQTIQQLQRKLEHYHRKLREVEHNGIPRQPKDVFRDMHQGLKGVGAKVTGGLSSFSQATHSAAGAVVSKPREIASLLRNKFGSADNIAALKDSLEETPGEEGAYPGGSRPLGTGQLQSSPRYGSEDDCSSATSGSAGANSTPGAPGGPPSSRGNTLDNAQGSGFDALLHEIHELRDNQGRLEESFENLKSHYQRDYTVIMEALQEERYRCERLEEQLNDLTELHQNEILNLKQELASMEEKIAYQSYERARDIQEALEACQTRISKMELQQQQQQVVEGLENATARTLLGKLINILLAVMAVLLVFVSTVANCVVPLMKTRSRTLSTLLLVILLAFLWRHWEAISEYLHHFLLNPR, from the exons ATGAAACGAGGCACCAGCCTGCAGAGCCGCCGCAGCAAAGCGGGGAGCTCTGGGGAGGCCCCTCAGAAAGGAAGCCCGCAGATCCATCGGCGGAGCACCCATGAGGCCCTGCTGCAGGCAGGGCGCCCACGCTCCTCCTCGACCACGGACACGCCCAGCAGTCCCGCGCTGGCGGACGTGCTGCTGACCTCTGGGTACCACTCCACCGAAGAACCCGACAAG TTGGATCGGTACGATGGATCAGGCCTTGCAGTGTCACCCAACGCCCTGCCTTACGGCGCCGAGGGGTACGACGTGGTTGACAGCACCCCGGACCCCCAGCGCACCAAGCAGGCCATTgcccagctgcagcagaagatCCTGAAGCTCACAGAACAAATCAAGATCGAACAAACGGCTCGCGACGACAACGTGGCCGAGTACCTGAAACTGGCCAACAACGCAGACAAACAGCAGAGTGCGCGCATCAAGCAGGTGTTTGAGAAGAAGAACCAAAAGTCTGCTCAGAccatccagcagctgcagaggaagctgGAGCACTACCACCGGAAACTCAGAGAGGTGGAGCACAACGGCATCCCTCGGCAGCCCAAAGACGTTTTCCGAGACATGCACCAGGGTCTGAAAGGTGTTGGAGCCAAG GTAACAGGAGGGCTGTCCAGTTTTTCTCAAGCTACTCATTCTGCAGCTGGAGCTGTGGTGTCCAAGCCCAGAGAAATCGCTTCGCTCCTCCGGAACAAGTTTGGGAGCGCCGACAACATCGCCGCTCTGAAAGACTCGCTGGAAGAAACTCCAGGTGAAGAGGGCGCTTACCCGGGGGGGTCACGACCTCTGGGAACCGGACAGTTGCAATCCAGCCCCAGATACGGCAGCGAGGACGACTGTTCGAGCGCGACGTCTGGGTCTGCCGGAGCTAACAGCACGCCCGGGGCCCCAGGCGGGCCCCCCAGCTCCAGGGGGAATACTCTCGATAATGCACAAGGCTCGGGGTTTGATGCTTTACTCCATGAGATCCATGAGCTCCGGGACAACCAGGGTCGACTGGAAGAGtcatttgaaaatttaaaatccCACTATCAGCGGGATTACACCGTGATCATGGAGGCTCTGCAGGAAGAACGATACAG gtgtgAACGATTAGAAGAACAACTCAATGACTTGACAGAATTGCACCAGAATGAAATCCTGAACCTGAAGCAGGAACTAGCCAGCATGGAGGAGAAGATTGCCTACCAGTCTTACGAAAGGGCCCGAGACATACAG GAGGCGCTGGAGGCTTGTCAGACTCGCATATCCaagatggagctgcagcagcagcagcagcaggtggtgGAGGGCCTGGAGAACGCCACGGCACGGACTCTCCTCGGAAAGCTAATCAACATCCTCCTGGCCGTCATGGCCGTCCTTCTGGTGTTCGTGTCCACCGTGGCCAACTGCGTTGTCCCCTTGATGAAAACCCGCAGCCGCACGCTTTCCACGCTGCTCCTCGTGATCCTGCTCGCCTTCCTCTGGAGGCACTGGGAGGCTATTTCAGAGTACCTGCATCATTTCCTGCTAAACCCCAGATGA
- the tmcc1b gene encoding transmembrane and coiled-coil domains protein 1b isoform X2 gives MDQGSSEQSPEEPDAGGRAEPEAGRRASESEHGLSKITHNALENMGALGHGLKQLFQPQRRRSSVSPHDSASACASAPPSEPVDLGSEVGDVPGSLALSVDSDNPAASAPPAALSRVLQQIRGPPIMKRGTSLQSRRSKAGSSGEAPQKGSPQIHRRSTHEALLQAGRPRSSSTTDTPSSPALADVLLTSGYHSTEEPDKLDRYDGSGLAVSPNALPYGAEGYDVVDSTPDPQRTKQAIAQLQQKILKLTEQIKIEQTARDDNVAEYLKLANNADKQQSARIKQVFEKKNQKSAQTIQQLQRKLEHYHRKLREVEHNGIPRQPKDVFRDMHQGLKGVGAKVTGGLSSFSQATHSAAGAVVSKPREIASLLRNKFGSADNIAALKDSLEETPGEEGAYPGGSRPLGTGQLQSSPRYGSEDDCSSATSGSAGANSTPGAPGGPPSSRGNTLDNAQGSGFDALLHEIHELRDNQGRLEESFENLKSHYQRDYTVIMEALQEERYSAPPSERELWSTKQQPSQGKTLQILSLVLE, from the exons ATGGATCAGGGTAGTAGTGAGCAGAGTCCAGAGGAGCCGGACGCAGGAGGCCGAGCGGAGCCGGAGGCCGGCAGGAGGGCGTCGGAGTCAGAGCACGGCTTGTCCAAAATCACCCATAATGCCCTGGAGAACATGGGAGCGTTGGGGCATGGCCTGAAGCAGCTCTTCCAGCCTCAGCGCCGACGCTCCTCCGTTTCCCCACATGACTCCGCCTCAGCCTGCGCGAGCGCCCCTCCCTCCGAGCCCGTCGACCTAGGGTCAGAAGTAGGGGACGTTCCGGGCTCCTTGGCCCTCTCCGTGGATTCTGACAATCCTGCCGCTTCCGCCCCTCCCGCAGCTCTGAGCCGGGTTCTGCAGCAGATCCGAGGTCCGCCCATCATGAAACGAGGCACCAGCCTGCAGAGCCGCCGCAGCAAAGCGGGGAGCTCTGGGGAGGCCCCTCAGAAAGGAAGCCCGCAGATCCATCGGCGGAGCACCCATGAGGCCCTGCTGCAGGCAGGGCGCCCACGCTCCTCCTCGACCACGGACACGCCCAGCAGTCCCGCGCTGGCGGACGTGCTGCTGACCTCTGGGTACCACTCCACCGAAGAACCCGACAAG TTGGATCGGTACGATGGATCAGGCCTTGCAGTGTCACCCAACGCCCTGCCTTACGGCGCCGAGGGGTACGACGTGGTTGACAGCACCCCGGACCCCCAGCGCACCAAGCAGGCCATTgcccagctgcagcagaagatCCTGAAGCTCACAGAACAAATCAAGATCGAACAAACGGCTCGCGACGACAACGTGGCCGAGTACCTGAAACTGGCCAACAACGCAGACAAACAGCAGAGTGCGCGCATCAAGCAGGTGTTTGAGAAGAAGAACCAAAAGTCTGCTCAGAccatccagcagctgcagaggaagctgGAGCACTACCACCGGAAACTCAGAGAGGTGGAGCACAACGGCATCCCTCGGCAGCCCAAAGACGTTTTCCGAGACATGCACCAGGGTCTGAAAGGTGTTGGAGCCAAG GTAACAGGAGGGCTGTCCAGTTTTTCTCAAGCTACTCATTCTGCAGCTGGAGCTGTGGTGTCCAAGCCCAGAGAAATCGCTTCGCTCCTCCGGAACAAGTTTGGGAGCGCCGACAACATCGCCGCTCTGAAAGACTCGCTGGAAGAAACTCCAGGTGAAGAGGGCGCTTACCCGGGGGGGTCACGACCTCTGGGAACCGGACAGTTGCAATCCAGCCCCAGATACGGCAGCGAGGACGACTGTTCGAGCGCGACGTCTGGGTCTGCCGGAGCTAACAGCACGCCCGGGGCCCCAGGCGGGCCCCCCAGCTCCAGGGGGAATACTCTCGATAATGCACAAGGCTCGGGGTTTGATGCTTTACTCCATGAGATCCATGAGCTCCGGGACAACCAGGGTCGACTGGAAGAGtcatttgaaaatttaaaatccCACTATCAGCGGGATTACACCGTGATCATGGAGGCTCTGCAGGAAGAACGATACAG tgCACCTCCATCTGAAAGAGAACTTTGGTCCACTAAACAACAGCCCAGTCAAGGTAAGACGCTTCAGATattgtctctggttctggaataG